In one Gemmatimonadaceae bacterium genomic region, the following are encoded:
- a CDS encoding ADOP family duplicated permease: MLRSWMHAARSLARRPGFAAAAIIILAAGIAATTSVFSIVDAAVLQPLPYPHPDRLVYVLEENSAKSEAAGLVAPGRLEDWNRLNHTFAALSGDYQESVTETSGDTPERLAGRRVTPRFFSVFGVNAVVGRTFTPDEEASGGPAAAVISDRFWTRRFHRRADITSRHLELGNQSVPIVGVMPPDFGDKNVDVWLPAQLPRQLVQQRDARFLTGVGRMKPGVTIAQAQRDLARVQAALGIEFPATDRGWSDRLRDLKSAELGDAKQPLVFILASVALLLLIALANTAGLMLTQLQRRESELAIRGFLGASRIQIVMGVVREVLVLCAIAVGVAVAADVAVLRVSAALVDTLPRVTRLAVDWQAVVVASVCGVAAALGCGALPAWRSTRAAAAAGISRAGRGQSSDSRSQRALVAAQIAIATLLLCSTSLLLRSYYNIVHVDPGVDPSHAITFHVGAAWSENRDSIRHMQLDLIAALEALPGVKSVGFSNFLPASNATLRYRLHLLNQTPSAEAADRDQLTVGERSVTDGYFAALGARIVAGTTCPPLAHVRDGGPKVVVNRRFVDAYARGKNVVGQSMRWSEDRPDWPNTEIVGIVDDIREDNLRTAAVPYVYQCLGPGDWPDPEYVVRTSGSARALMGSIRSAVRSVAPTRAVFGLRTLEDNLDATLGETRLQTGIIAAFGVAAVSLAMIGLYGLVALAVTTRRREIGIRIALGAEPGRVVRELALRVGTLLVVGAACGMVMTVLAQRELRAMVVGVAPLDPLTLAAAVAALGVAAVVAALVPASRAARIDPVEAMRQAE; this comes from the coding sequence ATGCTGAGATCGTGGATGCACGCCGCGCGCAGTCTCGCCCGCCGTCCCGGGTTCGCCGCCGCCGCCATCATCATTCTCGCCGCCGGCATCGCCGCGACCACCAGCGTCTTTTCAATCGTGGATGCCGCGGTGCTCCAGCCGCTGCCGTACCCGCATCCGGACCGGTTGGTCTACGTCCTCGAGGAAAACTCCGCCAAGAGCGAGGCCGCGGGTCTCGTTGCACCCGGCCGCCTCGAAGACTGGAACCGCCTCAATCACACGTTTGCTGCGCTCTCGGGCGATTACCAGGAGAGCGTCACCGAGACGAGCGGAGACACACCCGAACGGTTGGCGGGACGGCGTGTGACGCCGCGTTTCTTCAGCGTGTTCGGCGTCAACGCAGTCGTCGGTCGCACGTTCACGCCCGACGAGGAAGCGAGCGGCGGACCTGCCGCGGCCGTGATTAGCGATCGCTTCTGGACCCGGCGATTCCATCGGCGCGCCGACATCACGAGCCGGCACCTCGAGCTCGGGAACCAGAGCGTCCCGATCGTCGGCGTGATGCCGCCGGATTTCGGCGACAAGAACGTCGACGTCTGGCTTCCCGCGCAACTGCCGCGGCAACTCGTGCAGCAGCGCGACGCGCGATTCCTGACCGGCGTCGGTCGGATGAAGCCCGGCGTGACCATCGCCCAGGCGCAACGCGATCTCGCGCGCGTGCAGGCTGCGTTAGGCATCGAGTTTCCGGCGACCGACCGCGGGTGGTCCGATCGCCTGCGCGACCTCAAGAGCGCCGAGCTCGGCGACGCGAAGCAACCGCTCGTGTTCATCCTCGCGTCGGTGGCGCTGCTGCTGCTGATCGCACTCGCCAACACCGCGGGTCTCATGCTCACGCAGCTGCAACGCCGCGAGAGCGAGCTCGCCATTCGCGGCTTTCTGGGTGCGTCACGGATCCAGATCGTCATGGGCGTCGTGCGCGAAGTGCTCGTGCTCTGCGCCATCGCCGTCGGCGTCGCTGTTGCGGCCGACGTTGCGGTGCTGCGCGTGTCGGCCGCGCTCGTCGACACGCTGCCGCGTGTGACGCGGCTCGCCGTCGACTGGCAGGCGGTGGTCGTGGCGTCGGTGTGCGGCGTCGCGGCGGCCCTGGGATGCGGCGCCTTGCCCGCCTGGCGATCCACCCGCGCCGCCGCGGCAGCCGGGATCAGCAGAGCCGGCCGCGGCCAGTCGTCCGACAGCCGCTCGCAGCGTGCGTTAGTCGCGGCGCAGATCGCGATCGCCACGCTGCTCCTGTGCAGCACGTCGCTGCTGCTCCGGAGCTACTACAACATCGTCCACGTGGACCCGGGCGTCGATCCGTCGCACGCGATCACGTTTCACGTGGGCGCCGCGTGGAGCGAGAATCGCGACTCCATCCGACACATGCAGCTGGACCTGATCGCCGCGCTCGAAGCGCTGCCCGGCGTCAAATCGGTGGGATTCAGCAACTTTCTCCCGGCGTCGAATGCCACCCTGCGCTATCGACTGCACCTCCTGAATCAGACCCCAAGTGCCGAGGCCGCCGACCGCGACCAGCTCACGGTCGGAGAACGCAGCGTGACCGACGGCTACTTTGCTGCGTTAGGCGCACGCATCGTGGCCGGCACGACATGCCCGCCGCTCGCGCACGTCCGCGACGGCGGCCCCAAGGTCGTGGTCAACCGCCGGTTCGTGGATGCGTACGCCCGCGGGAAAAACGTGGTCGGCCAGTCGATGCGGTGGTCGGAGGACCGCCCCGATTGGCCGAATACGGAGATCGTGGGCATCGTCGACGACATTCGCGAAGACAACCTGCGCACCGCCGCGGTGCCCTACGTGTACCAGTGCCTGGGGCCGGGCGATTGGCCCGACCCCGAGTACGTCGTCCGCACCAGCGGCAGCGCGCGAGCGCTCATGGGCTCGATTCGTTCCGCGGTGCGCAGCGTGGCTCCGACGCGTGCGGTATTCGGTCTCAGGACGCTCGAGGACAACCTGGACGCGACGCTGGGCGAGACGCGACTGCAAACGGGCATCATCGCCGCCTTCGGCGTAGCCGCGGTGTCGCTCGCGATGATCGGGTTGTACGGCCTCGTGGCGCTGGCGGTCACGACGCGCCGGCGCGAGATTGGCATCCGGATCGCGCTCGGCGCCGAGCCGGGGCGCGTCGTGCGCGAGCTGGCGCTACGTGTGGGTACGCTCCTCGTCGTCGGCGCCGCGTGCGGCATGGTCATGACGGTGCTCGCCCAACGGGAGCTGCGCGCGATGGTGGTGGGCGTGGCGCCGCTCGACCCGCTCACGCTGGCGGCCGCCGTGGCTGCGTTAGGCGTGGCCGCCGTCGTCGCGGCGCTCGTGCCCGCGTCGCGCGCCGCCAGGATCGATCCGGTCGAAGCCATGCGCCAGGCCGAATGA
- a CDS encoding LuxR family transcriptional regulator, producing MSIPHPATGLRGRRTECESLDQLLDDVRAGRSRVQVLRGEAGVGKTALLEYLVAIASSGCRIARVAGIESEMELAFAGLHQLCAPLLNHRDRLPPPQREALDTAFGLTGGPAVDRFFVGLAVLSLLCDASVQQPLLCIIDDAQWLDQASAQVLGFVARRLLAEPVGMVFAVRDARDGHELGSLPVLMVNGLDESDARALIASRTRGPLDDRVLDRVIAESHGNPLALLELPNGLTEAELGGGFREVDAGPGWNALEQSFLNRVRALSADAQRLLLLAAAEPVGDAALLWRAAQLVGVRADAAVTVEAGALIELGASVRFRHPLARSAAYRAAAIRDRRDAHRALAEVTDADDPDRRAWHLAQATVGPDETVATALERSADRAQARGGMAAAAAFLERATDLTPDPARRAARALAAAHAKFEAGATRSAHELLAVAEIGPLDGLQRAQLSRLRGHMVFAHRRGREAPALLLDAATRLTDLHPVLARDAYVEALGAEIFVGRAGACDAVRVAEAARAAPPAPEPQRSTDLLLDGLATRFLDGYAAAVEPLRRALRGFRDEAGSSTNGVVRWLWTACPVAPEPLAADLWDDESWLDLAAHAVRLARDSGALVTLPIALSYRAAVHVHAGEFAAASALIDEADAITESTGNAPLRYTSLALAAWRGEEIAAVRRIDDGVKEATARGEGRALGLAGYATAVLYNGLCRYEAALAGAQQACAYDDLGFFGWSLVELIEAAARSGASHVATTALRQLEERAHAVRTDWALGVLARSRALLEHGLAADTLFREALMHLERCRIVVHLARAHLVYGEWLRRENRRVDARKELRIAYEMLARMGAEAFAERARAELAATGETVRKRMAESRDALTAQEVLVARLAAQGRTNPEIGAQLFISPRTAEYHLRKVFTKLGINSRRNLRDAIQRVAPTASPW from the coding sequence ATGTCCATTCCGCATCCTGCAACCGGACTGCGGGGCCGGCGTACCGAGTGCGAATCGCTCGATCAGCTGCTTGACGACGTGCGGGCGGGGCGGAGTCGCGTGCAGGTGTTGCGGGGCGAGGCGGGCGTCGGTAAGACCGCGCTCCTGGAGTACCTGGTGGCCATCGCGTCATCGGGCTGTCGCATCGCGCGCGTGGCAGGCATCGAGTCCGAGATGGAGCTGGCGTTCGCAGGGCTGCACCAGCTGTGCGCGCCGCTCCTGAACCACCGCGACCGCTTGCCGCCCCCTCAGCGCGAGGCGCTCGACACCGCGTTCGGTCTGACCGGTGGACCGGCGGTCGATCGCTTCTTCGTGGGACTCGCGGTGCTCAGCCTGCTGTGCGACGCATCGGTGCAGCAGCCGCTCCTCTGCATCATCGACGACGCACAGTGGCTCGACCAGGCATCCGCACAAGTCCTCGGCTTCGTCGCGCGGCGGCTCCTGGCCGAGCCAGTGGGAATGGTGTTTGCGGTGCGCGACGCTCGAGACGGCCACGAGCTCGGCAGCCTTCCGGTGTTGATGGTGAACGGCCTGGACGAATCGGATGCCCGCGCGCTCATCGCCTCGCGCACGCGCGGACCGCTCGACGACCGGGTGCTCGACCGGGTCATCGCCGAATCGCACGGGAATCCGCTGGCGCTGCTCGAGCTGCCTAACGGACTAACGGAAGCCGAGCTCGGGGGAGGCTTCCGGGAGGTCGACGCGGGCCCGGGGTGGAACGCCCTCGAGCAGAGTTTCCTCAACCGCGTGCGGGCGCTGTCCGCTGACGCGCAGCGGCTGTTGCTGCTCGCCGCCGCGGAGCCCGTGGGCGATGCGGCGTTGCTCTGGCGCGCCGCGCAGCTCGTCGGCGTGCGAGCCGACGCTGCCGTGACGGTGGAAGCCGGTGCCTTGATCGAGCTCGGCGCCAGCGTGCGATTCCGGCATCCGCTCGCACGCTCGGCCGCCTACCGGGCGGCCGCCATCCGCGATCGCCGCGACGCACACCGCGCCCTGGCCGAGGTGACTGACGCCGATGATCCAGATCGGCGGGCGTGGCACCTCGCGCAAGCGACGGTCGGTCCGGATGAAACAGTCGCAACCGCACTGGAACGCTCGGCCGATCGGGCGCAGGCGCGCGGCGGCATGGCCGCAGCAGCCGCGTTTCTCGAGCGCGCGACCGACCTCACCCCCGACCCCGCTCGCCGCGCCGCGCGCGCACTCGCCGCGGCGCATGCGAAGTTCGAAGCGGGCGCCACGAGGTCGGCGCACGAGCTGCTCGCCGTGGCGGAGATCGGTCCCTTGGACGGCCTCCAGCGCGCGCAGCTCTCGCGGCTGCGCGGCCACATGGTGTTCGCGCACCGGCGCGGACGCGAGGCGCCGGCGCTGCTGCTCGATGCGGCCACGCGTCTCACGGATCTCCATCCGGTGCTCGCGCGCGACGCGTACGTCGAAGCGTTAGGCGCGGAGATTTTCGTCGGCCGCGCCGGCGCTTGCGATGCGGTTCGCGTCGCCGAAGCCGCCCGCGCTGCGCCGCCGGCCCCCGAGCCGCAGCGCTCGACCGACCTCCTGCTCGACGGTCTCGCGACCCGTTTCCTCGATGGATATGCCGCGGCCGTCGAGCCGCTGCGACGGGCATTGCGAGGATTTCGCGACGAGGCCGGGAGCAGCACGAATGGCGTCGTTCGCTGGCTCTGGACCGCGTGTCCCGTTGCGCCCGAGCCGCTCGCCGCCGACTTGTGGGACGACGAGTCGTGGCTCGACCTGGCCGCGCACGCGGTTCGACTCGCGCGCGACTCCGGCGCGCTTGTCACGCTTCCGATCGCACTCAGTTATCGCGCCGCCGTTCACGTCCATGCCGGTGAGTTCGCTGCGGCTTCGGCGCTGATCGACGAAGCGGATGCGATTACCGAGTCCACCGGCAACGCGCCGCTGCGCTACACGTCGCTCGCGCTCGCCGCGTGGCGGGGCGAAGAAATCGCCGCCGTTAGGCGCATCGACGATGGCGTCAAGGAAGCGACCGCCAGGGGCGAGGGCAGGGCGCTCGGTCTCGCCGGGTATGCGACGGCGGTGCTGTACAATGGGCTCTGCCGGTACGAAGCCGCCCTCGCCGGCGCACAGCAGGCGTGCGCCTACGATGATCTCGGATTTTTCGGATGGTCGCTAGTCGAGTTGATCGAAGCCGCCGCTCGCTCCGGAGCCAGTCATGTCGCGACGACCGCGTTGCGCCAGCTCGAGGAACGAGCGCACGCGGTTCGCACCGACTGGGCACTCGGCGTCCTCGCCCGGTCGAGGGCACTGCTCGAGCACGGACTCGCCGCCGATACCCTGTTCCGCGAAGCGCTGATGCACCTCGAGCGCTGTCGCATCGTCGTGCATCTCGCGCGCGCACATCTCGTGTACGGCGAATGGCTGCGTCGGGAGAACCGGCGCGTGGATGCCCGAAAGGAATTGCGCATCGCATACGAGATGCTCGCTCGCATGGGCGCCGAGGCGTTTGCAGAACGAGCGCGAGCTGAGCTTGCCGCGACGGGCGAAACGGTGCGCAAACGGATGGCCGAATCGCGCGATGCGCTGACGGCGCAGGAAGTGCTCGTCGCTCGACTGGCCGCTCAGGGCCGTACGAATCCCGAGATCGGCGCGCAGTTGTTCATCAGTCCGCGCACGGCCGAATACCATCTGCGCAAGGTGTTCACGAAGCTGGGGATCAACTCGCGCAGGAATCTCCGCGATGCCATTCAGCGTGTGGCGCCAACCGCGTCGCCGTGGTAG
- a CDS encoding alpha/beta hydrolase, with translation MSTMTTKDGTQIYYKDWGRGPVVLFSHGWPLNADAWDGQMLFLTQNGCRTIAHDRRGHGRSSQPSSGNDMNGYADDLAALMETIDLRDVTLIGHSTGGGEVVRYIGRHGSDRVARVVLIGAVPPLLLRTPANPDGLPIDLFDGLRKGLFNDRSQFYKDFAIPFYGANRSGAKVSQGILDQFWLWSMQVGLLNSYECIKAFSETDFANDLKQIDVPTLLLHGEDDQIVPVQLSSKKMARLIQGAKEVYYPGAPHGLTATHQDQVNAELLKFVQAPRPSRTRDREMATTAAR, from the coding sequence ATGAGCACCATGACCACGAAAGACGGCACCCAGATCTACTATAAGGATTGGGGCCGCGGTCCCGTCGTCCTGTTCTCCCATGGATGGCCATTGAACGCCGATGCCTGGGACGGGCAGATGCTGTTCCTAACGCAAAACGGTTGCCGGACGATCGCGCACGACCGGCGCGGTCACGGCAGATCCAGCCAGCCATCATCCGGCAACGACATGAATGGCTACGCCGATGACCTCGCGGCGTTGATGGAAACGATCGATCTCCGCGATGTCACGCTGATCGGTCACTCGACCGGCGGCGGCGAAGTCGTTCGGTACATCGGACGTCATGGCTCGGATCGAGTCGCGAGAGTCGTGTTGATCGGCGCGGTGCCTCCGCTCTTGCTCCGGACGCCCGCGAATCCCGACGGCCTGCCGATCGATCTTTTCGACGGTTTGCGTAAGGGACTGTTCAACGACCGGTCGCAATTCTACAAGGACTTCGCGATTCCGTTCTATGGCGCGAATCGATCGGGCGCCAAGGTCTCACAGGGGATCCTCGATCAATTCTGGCTGTGGAGCATGCAGGTGGGACTGCTGAATTCCTACGAGTGCATCAAGGCGTTCTCGGAAACCGATTTCGCGAATGACTTGAAACAGATCGACGTCCCGACGCTGCTGCTGCACGGCGAAGACGACCAGATCGTTCCGGTGCAGCTCTCGTCGAAGAAGATGGCGCGACTGATCCAGGGCGCGAAGGAGGTCTACTACCCGGGTGCGCCGCATGGCCTGACGGCCACGCACCAGGATCAGGTGAACGCCGAGCTGCTCAAGTTCGTGCAGGCTCCGCGGCCATCGCGCACGCGCGACCGCGAAATGGCGACCACCGCTGCGCGTTGA